Proteins from a genomic interval of Halopseudomonas litoralis:
- the parC gene encoding DNA topoisomerase IV subunit A, which produces MSDSLDLSMEGVERRSLSSFTEEAYLNYSMYVIMDRALPHIGDGLKPVQRRIVYAMSELGLSALSKHKKSARTVGDVLGKYHPHGDSACYEAMVLMAQPFSYRYPLVDGQGNWGAPDDPKSFAAMRYTEARLTRYSETLLSELGQGTVDWQPNFDGTMEEPMVLPARLPNLLLNGTTGIAVGMATDIPPHNLREVAGACVRLLDEPAAGLDELMEHIQGPDFPTEAEIITPRRDLLNLYATGRGSIRCRAVWMREDGDIVITALPHQVSGARILEQIAAQMQAKKLPLVADLRDESDHENPTRIVIVPRSNRVDADELMQHLFATTDLENSYRVNMNVIGTDGRPAVKDLRSLISEWLGFRVTTVRRRLQFRLDKILARLHLLDGLLVAFLNLDEVIEIIRSAEHPKAELMARFELSELQADYILDTRLRQLARLEEMKIRGEQDALAAERDKLQKILGSEKLLRKTVRSELITDAETYGDDRRSPLVERQEARALSESDLVPSEPVTVVMSEKGWVRCAKGHDVDGAGLSYKAGDSFLAQASGRSNQQAVFLDSTGRSYSLTAHTLPSARGQGEPLTGRFSPPPGAEFVGVLLPEDQQLYLLASDAGYGFVVQGADLQAKNKNGKGLLSLPEGGKVIAPVPVNQRDSDQVVAISNEGRLLVFPLKDLPQLSKGKGNKILSVPSARVRTREEYLLALAVLPEGASVVFTAGKRTLTLKPADLEHYRGERGRRGNKLPRGFQKVDALTVEGGA; this is translated from the coding sequence ATGAGTGACAGTCTGGATCTGAGCATGGAAGGGGTTGAGCGCCGATCACTGTCGTCGTTTACCGAAGAAGCCTATCTGAATTATTCCATGTACGTGATCATGGACCGCGCGTTGCCGCATATCGGTGACGGGCTCAAACCGGTGCAGCGGCGCATTGTCTATGCCATGAGCGAGTTGGGATTGTCGGCGCTGTCCAAGCACAAGAAGTCCGCGCGAACTGTGGGTGATGTGCTGGGTAAGTATCATCCGCACGGGGATTCTGCGTGCTACGAAGCCATGGTGCTGATGGCACAGCCGTTTTCCTACCGTTACCCGCTGGTGGACGGGCAGGGCAACTGGGGCGCGCCGGATGACCCGAAATCCTTTGCTGCCATGCGTTACACCGAAGCGCGCCTGACCCGATACAGCGAGACGCTGTTGAGCGAGTTGGGCCAGGGCACAGTGGATTGGCAGCCAAACTTCGATGGCACCATGGAGGAACCCATGGTGTTGCCGGCGCGCCTGCCGAACCTGCTGCTCAACGGCACCACGGGTATCGCTGTGGGCATGGCCACCGATATTCCGCCGCATAACCTGCGCGAAGTCGCCGGCGCCTGCGTGCGCCTGCTGGATGAGCCGGCCGCCGGGCTGGACGAGCTGATGGAACATATCCAGGGCCCGGACTTCCCCACCGAGGCGGAGATCATCACCCCGCGCCGCGACCTGCTGAACCTGTATGCCACCGGCCGCGGTTCGATTCGCTGCCGGGCGGTGTGGATGCGAGAGGATGGCGACATCGTCATTACCGCCTTGCCGCATCAGGTCTCCGGCGCACGGATACTGGAACAGATCGCCGCGCAGATGCAGGCCAAGAAGCTGCCGCTGGTTGCCGATCTGCGTGACGAGTCCGATCACGAGAACCCCACGCGCATTGTCATCGTGCCCCGCTCCAACCGGGTGGACGCCGATGAACTGATGCAGCACCTGTTTGCCACCACCGACCTGGAGAACAGCTACCGGGTCAACATGAACGTGATCGGTACCGATGGCCGACCGGCGGTCAAGGACCTGCGCAGTCTGATCAGCGAATGGCTGGGTTTCCGTGTCACGACGGTACGTCGCCGTCTGCAGTTCCGGCTGGACAAGATACTTGCCAGACTGCATCTGTTGGACGGCTTGCTGGTGGCCTTCCTCAATCTGGATGAAGTGATCGAGATCATCCGCAGTGCAGAGCACCCCAAGGCCGAACTGATGGCGCGCTTTGAACTGAGCGAGTTGCAGGCCGACTACATCCTCGATACGCGCCTGCGGCAGCTGGCGCGTCTGGAAGAGATGAAGATTCGTGGCGAGCAGGATGCGCTGGCGGCCGAACGGGATAAGCTGCAGAAAATCCTCGGCAGCGAGAAACTGCTGCGTAAAACCGTGCGTAGCGAATTGATCACTGATGCGGAAACCTACGGCGATGACCGCCGTTCACCGCTGGTCGAGCGCCAGGAAGCACGAGCCTTGTCGGAGTCCGATCTGGTGCCGTCGGAGCCGGTCACAGTGGTCATGTCGGAAAAGGGCTGGGTGCGTTGTGCCAAGGGCCATGATGTTGATGGTGCGGGCTTGTCCTACAAGGCCGGAGACAGCTTCCTTGCCCAGGCCAGCGGACGCTCCAATCAGCAGGCGGTATTCCTCGATTCAACCGGGCGTAGCTATTCCCTGACGGCACACACCCTGCCGTCTGCGCGCGGACAGGGCGAGCCGTTGACCGGGCGCTTCAGTCCGCCGCCAGGTGCCGAGTTTGTTGGGGTGCTGCTGCCGGAAGATCAGCAGCTGTATCTGTTGGCCTCCGACGCGGGCTACGGTTTCGTGGTGCAGGGCGCGGATCTGCAGGCCAAGAATAAGAACGGCAAGGGGCTGCTCAGTCTGCCCGAGGGTGGCAAAGTCATCGCGCCGGTGCCGGTCAATCAGCGAGACAGTGATCAGGTTGTCGCTATCTCCAACGAAGGTCGCCTGCTGGTATTCCCGTTGAAGGACCTGCCGCAGCTGTCCAAAGGCAAGGGCAACAAGATTCTGTCCGTTCCTTCGGCACGGGTGAGAACCCGCGAGGAGTACCTGCTGGCGCTCGCTGTGCTGCCGGAAGGTGCGAGTGTGGTGTTCACTGCAGGCAAGCGCACCCTGACCCTGAAACCGGCGGACCTGGAACACTATCGCGGTGAGCGTGGCCGACGGGGCAACAAGCTGCCGCGTGGTTTTCAGAAGGTGGATGCGCTGACGGTGGAAGGCGGGGCCTGA